The segment TTTCCGTTTTTCTAGAAATGGGAGGGGCCTGGAGTTTAGATTTTATCTGGGAATTGGAGGAACTTGAATTTCTTGTTTATAAAACTGGGGATTTTCATAGAGTTATATACGTGAACtcaaatttggttttatttttcaAGATAATGTGGATTCCATttgaggaattttgaaagtttaaaggTTTTTATAATCAAATAAACCTTTTGCTTTTTGGCTAATTCAATGGTTATACATATTGTCTTGGTGGTTTTTGCGCATTGAATCCTTTTTAGcgtatttaataaattttattttctaatgaAACTGGAAATTTAGTTGTCTCTTGTCTTAGTTTGGTTCAAGTTTGATGCTTATCCTTccatctaataataataataagaataataataataaaaggtttcTTTATTTCTCAAAAATCGCAACTTCGGGTTCTCGGATGGTAGGTTTCGATTGCATGTAAGTTTCCGTCAATGGATCTGGCATGTTGATTTGTTTTAGGGATTGTACGATGCTGTTCTGATATTTGTAGAACGAGATTTGATTTCCTGGGGATTAATTTGTCCTTTCTTaagaaaatagataaattaggAATTTATCTTATACTGAGCTTAGattttcaattgcatgattgtattATTCATGTATTCTTGTTAGATTGATCTCAGAATGTTTCCCAACAagaaaccctttttttttctttgtttttccatTGTTTCTTATGATTTTGGTTGCTGGAAACAATCATACTTtgatcttgattttctttttctactgTAGATGTGCTAGTGGATTGAAACACATTTTGACAGTGTCAATTCTAACtgattattttaacaaaaacactattttttttttacttccgAAAATCTGGAAACTTGTCTCCATATGCGTCCCCTTATTGGACAATATTGGTAGATTAGGCATTCACCTTTTAGCTGATAGTGATATTTTGTTTCTCTACTCAATAAAACAACAGGTTCTTACCAATGGCATAGAAGTAAAACTACAGAGAAATGCCCTCAGTGTAATCGAAGCTCCTACTGGTAATGAAGAAGACGACGACATCGAATTTGAAAACGTGCAATGGAATGGATCAGACATGGGTGAGTTTGTTTTTTGACttgtttaattcaaaatttgcgtCTGCCTCTAAATTTTAGTTTCCTGTGTGAGTTTTTCAAGTCTAAAGCTTTCTTGTTGCCGTGTACTTTTCATTCAACTGTTAATTTGTTTAAAATTTCACTAGTAGGAAAGATATTTCTTTTACTTGTGCTGACTTTGGGGTACCGTCGATATTGTGCGTCTTGGGTCTTGTGTAAGACGTTTATATCTTGGAAGCAGAGTGCAGCAATTCTTAACGTTTTGATTGACTATTCTAATACCTAATACTTTTGGTGGTGTGATTTTGGATAATATTCTCTTTTGAGATGGAGTTCAGATTGTTGAATAGGATCCATTTCTGTTGCCACCTTTAGCTTTCACTATTTCTAAAAGCCTCAGTGTCTCATTTTCCTCATCTTTCTTCTTTTGGTCCCACTACACTTGGGTTTTTTTAATGTAGTTTGTTTGATCTTTCAATTTCCAGCATCTGATGACACTCAAAAGTCCCACAGATCAAGGCATAGAGCGCATAAATCGTCTGGGTCTTGTCACAAGACGATTAGTAGGTCTCTTTCTTGTGACTCGCAGTTGAAAGGGACTGTTTCTACATCGCGTGGGTCcatggtaatttttttttttaaaactgtgCTTTCTTTTTATACAATCTTCAATCTTCGGGCGTATTGCAACATGATGTTAGCTATACATTATATTGTTTCCCCTGTAGAAAGTTGACCTCAGCAAACTAGAGATTGCTGCTTTATGGAGATATTGGCGACACTTCAATCTTGTAAGTTTTCCATGGAGAACTAATTAATTAGAACCATGGATGCTTGCCTGTACCACATTTACCGCCAAAGAAATAAATGGGTTAAATGTCATTTGTCTTTGGTATTGCTAGGTAGATACTATTCCCAATCCATCAAAAGAGCAACTAGTTGATGTCGTTCAAAGGCATTTCATGTCGCAGGTAACTTACTCAACCGCTCTTGCAGCTTCTCCTTCTTTTGACTTTGTTGCTTAAGACAACTGTGTTATAGTTTTTTCCACCTCGTGACTGAAAAGTAAGGACAATTTCTTATTACACCATGAAAATGCCATCTATTGTTGCAGCAAATGGATGAGCTGCAGGTAAT is part of the Gossypium arboreum isolate Shixiya-1 chromosome 5, ASM2569848v2, whole genome shotgun sequence genome and harbors:
- the LOC108483984 gene encoding uncharacterized protein LOC108483984 → MLEAMESSVNGDGFSQLQSYGDSSEEELSVLPRHTKVVVTGNNRTKSVLVGLQGVVKKAVGLGGWHWLVLTNGIEVKLQRNALSVIEAPTGNEEDDDIEFENVQWNGSDMASDDTQKSHRSRHRAHKSSGSCHKTISRSLSCDSQLKGTVSTSRGSMKVDLSKLEIAALWRYWRHFNLVDTIPNPSKEQLVDVVQRHFMSQQMDELQVIVGFVHAAKRLKTVCK